One Halichoerus grypus chromosome 1, mHalGry1.hap1.1, whole genome shotgun sequence genomic region harbors:
- the LRRC58 gene encoding leucine-rich repeat-containing protein 58 isoform X1 — protein MEEAGAAVATAGEAELNLSRLSVSPETLELELEARGEERRGAREALLRLLLPHNRLVSLPRALCSGFPHLQLLDVSGNALTALGPELLALSGLRTLLAKNNRLGGPGALPKGLAQSPLCRSLQVLNLSGNCFQEVPASLLELRALQTLSLGGNQLQSIPAEIENLQSLECLYLGGNFIKEIPPELANLPSLSYLVLCDNKIQSVPPQLSQLHSLRSLSLHNNLLTYLPREILSLVHLEELSLRGNPLVVRFVRDLTYDPPTLLELAARTIKIRNISYTPYDLPENLLRYLSLASNCPNPKCGGVYFDCCVRQIKFVDFCGKYRLPLMHYLCSPECSSPCSSASHSSTSQSESDSEDEASVAAHRMQKVLLG, from the exons ATGGAGGAGGCCGGAGCGGCGGTGGCCACGGCGGGGGAGGCCGAACTGAACTTGTCCCGCCTCAGCGTGTCCCCGGAGACTCTGGAGTTGGAGCTGGAGGCGCGGGGCGAAGAGCGGCGCGGCGCCCGTGAGGCGCTGCTCCGGCTGCTACTGCCTCATAACCGTCTGGTGTCGCTGCCGCGGGCGTTATGCAGCGGCTTCCCGCACCTCCAGCTGTTGGACGTGAGCGGCAACGCGTTGACCGCGCTCGGGCCAGAGCTGCTCGCGCTGAGCGGCCTCCGCACGCTGCTGGCCAAGAACAACCGGCTCGGCGGGCCCGGCGCGCTGCCCAAGGGCCTGGCCCAGTCGCCGCTCTGCCGCAGCCTCCAGGTGCTCAACCTCAGCGGGAACTGCTTCCAGGAGGTGCCCGCGTCGTTGCTGGAGCTGCGCGCGCTGCAGACCCTCAGCCTGGGTGGCAACCAGCTGCAGAGCATCCCGGCCGAGATCGAGAACTTGCAGAG tttagAGTGTTTATATCTCGGAGGAAACTTCATCAAAGAAATCCCACCAGAATTAGCAAATCTGCCTTCTCTAAGTTACTTGGTATTATGTGACAACAAAATCCAAAGTGTGCCTCCTCAGCTTTCACA GTTGCATTCGCTTCGTTCCCTCAGTCTTCACAATAACTTGCTGACATACCTGCCTCGAGAGATCCTCAGCCTTGTTCATTTGGAAGAATTGAGTTTGCGAGGAAATCCATTAGTTGTTCGTTTTGTTAGAGATTTAACCTATGACCCTCCAACTCTCCTGGAATTAGCTGCACGGACCATTAAAATTCGAAATATTTCCTACACTCCCTACGATCTTCCTGAGAATCTTCTTAGATACTTGAGTTTAGCCAGCAATTGCCCAAACCCAAAGTGTGGAG GAGTCTACTTTGACTGCTGtgtcagacaaattaaatttgtGGACTTCTGTGGGAAGTACCGCCTCCCACTGATGCACTACTTATGCTCCCCAGAATGTTCTTCCCCTTGCAGTTCCGCCTCTCACAGCTCCACATCCCAGAGCGAATCTGACTCGGAGGACGAAGCTAGTGTTGCTGCACACAGAATGCAGAAAGTTCTTCTTGGTTGA
- the LRRC58 gene encoding leucine-rich repeat-containing protein 58 isoform X3, which translates to MEEAGAAVATAGEAELNLSRLSVSPETLELELEARGEERRGAREALLRLLLPHNRLVSLPRALCSGFPHLQLLDVSGNALTALGPELLALSGLRTLLAKNNRLGGPGALPKGLAQSPLCRSLQVLNLSGNCFQEVPASLLELRALQTLSLGGNQLQSIPAEIENLQSLECLYLGGNFIKEIPPELANLPSLSYLVLCDNKIQSVPPQLSQLHSLRSLSLHNNLLTYLPREILSLVHLEELSLRGNPLVVRFVRDLTYDPPTLLELAARTIKIRNISYTPYDLPENLLRYLSLASNCPNPKCGVLYNSYRRKIPRKSHRVLELSQDSRIRR; encoded by the exons ATGGAGGAGGCCGGAGCGGCGGTGGCCACGGCGGGGGAGGCCGAACTGAACTTGTCCCGCCTCAGCGTGTCCCCGGAGACTCTGGAGTTGGAGCTGGAGGCGCGGGGCGAAGAGCGGCGCGGCGCCCGTGAGGCGCTGCTCCGGCTGCTACTGCCTCATAACCGTCTGGTGTCGCTGCCGCGGGCGTTATGCAGCGGCTTCCCGCACCTCCAGCTGTTGGACGTGAGCGGCAACGCGTTGACCGCGCTCGGGCCAGAGCTGCTCGCGCTGAGCGGCCTCCGCACGCTGCTGGCCAAGAACAACCGGCTCGGCGGGCCCGGCGCGCTGCCCAAGGGCCTGGCCCAGTCGCCGCTCTGCCGCAGCCTCCAGGTGCTCAACCTCAGCGGGAACTGCTTCCAGGAGGTGCCCGCGTCGTTGCTGGAGCTGCGCGCGCTGCAGACCCTCAGCCTGGGTGGCAACCAGCTGCAGAGCATCCCGGCCGAGATCGAGAACTTGCAGAG tttagAGTGTTTATATCTCGGAGGAAACTTCATCAAAGAAATCCCACCAGAATTAGCAAATCTGCCTTCTCTAAGTTACTTGGTATTATGTGACAACAAAATCCAAAGTGTGCCTCCTCAGCTTTCACA GTTGCATTCGCTTCGTTCCCTCAGTCTTCACAATAACTTGCTGACATACCTGCCTCGAGAGATCCTCAGCCTTGTTCATTTGGAAGAATTGAGTTTGCGAGGAAATCCATTAGTTGTTCGTTTTGTTAGAGATTTAACCTATGACCCTCCAACTCTCCTGGAATTAGCTGCACGGACCATTAAAATTCGAAATATTTCCTACACTCCCTACGATCTTCCTGAGAATCTTCTTAGATACTTGAGTTTAGCCAGCAATTGCCCAAACCCAAAGTGTGGAG tgctttaCAATTCATACAGAAGGAAAATACCCAGAAAGTCTCATCGTGTCTTGGAACTGTCACAAGATAGTAGAATAAGGCGGTAA